A part of Sebastes umbrosus isolate fSebUmb1 chromosome 21, fSebUmb1.pri, whole genome shotgun sequence genomic DNA contains:
- the gcm2 gene encoding chorion-specific transcription factor GCMb isoform X1 encodes MSRLEEREEDCVCSVGMKFTWDINDPKLPQDTKQFDPFQEWTDGYVRFIYSAEDKNAQRHLSGWAMRNTNNHNCQILKKSCLGVVVCSRGCTLPDGSRLQLRPAICDKARQKQQKKLCPTCSATLELLPCRGHSGYPVTNFWRVDGKAIFFQAKGVHDHPRPESKSETEARRSSVKRRVSSPPFTPKRRLIETQALGPALLSCMDPSDRISFIEPNFPQHYPAFQSPEPYYNPHNALGEAPPTLQKPANPRLYMGRPGYEFQGYLTSPSYPMASDLCDPRVAPVLGSSSSSTSSSAPLSSPCSSFDPQTKSPAGWKELLKNSAPYGDNHHYYSAEYPCRYPSNAPVSPAALQTIITTTTKVSYQPCPKPPAALPSYQACPKPPAGLPSYQTCAPPKPPGLPGCSSLMDDTSSSSYSTEVKVMEESGGVIKSLSFQPEPLQTKTERADGYDYRYAYPSTYRYDDY; translated from the exons ATGTCCCGGTTGGAGGAGCGCGAGgaggactgtgtgtgttctgtcGGGATGAAATTCACCTGGGACATCAACGACCCCAAACTGCCTCAG gacaCGAAGCAGTTCGACCCGTTCCAGGAGTGGACAGACGGTTACGTTCGGTTCATCTACAGCG CTGAAGATAAGAACGCTCAGAGGCATCTCTCCGGCTGGGCGATGAGGAACACCAACAACCACAACTGTCAGATCCTGAAGAAGTCGTGTTTGGGCGTGGTGGTGTGTTCCCGAGGCTGCACGCTGCCTGACGGCTCCCGGCTGCAGCTCCGCCCCGCCATCTGCGACAAAGCCCGGCAGAAACAGCAAA AGAAGCTGTGTCCGACCTGCAGCGCCACTCTGGAGCTGCTGCCGTGTCGCGGCCACAGCGGTTACCCCGTCACCAACTTCTGGAGAGTCGATGGGAAGGCCATCTTCTTCCAG GCTAAAGGGGTCCATGATCATCCCAGACCAGAGTCCAAGTCTGAGACTGAAGCCAGAAGAAGTTCCGTGAAGAGACGAGTCAGCTCGCCGCCGTTCACACCGAAGAGACGACTCATCGAGACGCAg gCTCTAGGTCCCGCCCTCCTCTCCTGCATGGACCCATCGGACAGAATCTCCTTCATCGAGCCGAACTTCCCGCAGCATTACCCAGCATTCCAGAGCCCCGAGCCCTACTACAACCCCCACAATGCACTAGGAGAGGCCCCGCCCACACTACAGAAACCAGCCAATCCCAGGCTCTACATGGGCCGGCCCGGCTACGAGTTCCAAGGATACCTGACCTCGCCTTCGTATCCCATGGCGTCTGACCTCTGTGACCCCAG GGTGGCTCCGGTCCTgggttcctcctcttcctccacgtCTTCATcggctcctctctcctccccctgctCCTCCTTCGACCCCCAGACTAAGTCTCCTGCAGGCTGGAAGGAGCTGCTGAAGAACTCCGCCCCCTACGGTGACAACCACCACTACTACAGCGCAGAGTACCCCTGCCGTTACCCCAGCAACGCCCCGGTGTCCCCCGCCGCACTGCAGACCATCATCACCACGACAACCAAG GTCTCCTATCAGCCCTGTCCGAAGCCTCCGGCGGCGCTCCCGTCCTACCAGGCATGTCCTAAACCGCCCGCCGGCCTCCCGTCCTACCAGACCTGTGCTCCCCCGAAACCTCCAGGCCTCCCCGGCTGCTCCTCTCTGATGGacgacacctcctcctcctcgtacTCCACCGAGGTGAAGGTGATGGAGGAGTCGGGTGGCGTCATCAAGTCACTGTCGTTTCAGCCCGAACCGCtgcagaccaaaacagagcGGGCCGACGGCTACGACTACCGCTACGCCTACCCAAGCACGTACCGCTACGACGACTACTGA
- the gcm2 gene encoding chorion-specific transcription factor GCMb isoform X2 has product MRNTNNHNCQILKKSCLGVVVCSRGCTLPDGSRLQLRPAICDKARQKQQKKLCPTCSATLELLPCRGHSGYPVTNFWRVDGKAIFFQAKGVHDHPRPESKSETEARRSSVKRRVSSPPFTPKRRLIETQALGPALLSCMDPSDRISFIEPNFPQHYPAFQSPEPYYNPHNALGEAPPTLQKPANPRLYMGRPGYEFQGYLTSPSYPMASDLCDPRVAPVLGSSSSSTSSSAPLSSPCSSFDPQTKSPAGWKELLKNSAPYGDNHHYYSAEYPCRYPSNAPVSPAALQTIITTTTKVSYQPCPKPPAALPSYQACPKPPAGLPSYQTCAPPKPPGLPGCSSLMDDTSSSSYSTEVKVMEESGGVIKSLSFQPEPLQTKTERADGYDYRYAYPSTYRYDDY; this is encoded by the exons ATGAGGAACACCAACAACCACAACTGTCAGATCCTGAAGAAGTCGTGTTTGGGCGTGGTGGTGTGTTCCCGAGGCTGCACGCTGCCTGACGGCTCCCGGCTGCAGCTCCGCCCCGCCATCTGCGACAAAGCCCGGCAGAAACAGCAAA AGAAGCTGTGTCCGACCTGCAGCGCCACTCTGGAGCTGCTGCCGTGTCGCGGCCACAGCGGTTACCCCGTCACCAACTTCTGGAGAGTCGATGGGAAGGCCATCTTCTTCCAG GCTAAAGGGGTCCATGATCATCCCAGACCAGAGTCCAAGTCTGAGACTGAAGCCAGAAGAAGTTCCGTGAAGAGACGAGTCAGCTCGCCGCCGTTCACACCGAAGAGACGACTCATCGAGACGCAg gCTCTAGGTCCCGCCCTCCTCTCCTGCATGGACCCATCGGACAGAATCTCCTTCATCGAGCCGAACTTCCCGCAGCATTACCCAGCATTCCAGAGCCCCGAGCCCTACTACAACCCCCACAATGCACTAGGAGAGGCCCCGCCCACACTACAGAAACCAGCCAATCCCAGGCTCTACATGGGCCGGCCCGGCTACGAGTTCCAAGGATACCTGACCTCGCCTTCGTATCCCATGGCGTCTGACCTCTGTGACCCCAG GGTGGCTCCGGTCCTgggttcctcctcttcctccacgtCTTCATcggctcctctctcctccccctgctCCTCCTTCGACCCCCAGACTAAGTCTCCTGCAGGCTGGAAGGAGCTGCTGAAGAACTCCGCCCCCTACGGTGACAACCACCACTACTACAGCGCAGAGTACCCCTGCCGTTACCCCAGCAACGCCCCGGTGTCCCCCGCCGCACTGCAGACCATCATCACCACGACAACCAAG GTCTCCTATCAGCCCTGTCCGAAGCCTCCGGCGGCGCTCCCGTCCTACCAGGCATGTCCTAAACCGCCCGCCGGCCTCCCGTCCTACCAGACCTGTGCTCCCCCGAAACCTCCAGGCCTCCCCGGCTGCTCCTCTCTGATGGacgacacctcctcctcctcgtacTCCACCGAGGTGAAGGTGATGGAGGAGTCGGGTGGCGTCATCAAGTCACTGTCGTTTCAGCCCGAACCGCtgcagaccaaaacagagcGGGCCGACGGCTACGACTACCGCTACGCCTACCCAAGCACGTACCGCTACGACGACTACTGA